The genomic DNA agggccaaacaggcaggatataaccccacccactttgccaaagcacagcccccacaccactagagggatatcttccaccaccaacttaccatcctgaggcaaggccgagtatagcccacaaagatctccgccacggcacaacccaagggggggcgccaacccggacaggaagaccacgtcagtgactcaaccctcatagggacggcatggaagagcaccagtaagccaatgactcagcccctgtaatagggttagaggcaaagaatcccagtggagagaggggaaccggccaggcagagacagcaagggcagttcggtGCTCCAGTgactttccgttcaccttcacactcctgggccagactacactcaatcataggacccactgaagagatgtgtcttcaataaagacttaaaggttgagaccgagtctgtgtctctcacatgggtaagcagaccattccataaaaatggagctctataggagaaagccctgcctccagctgtttgcttataaattctagggacaattaggaggcctgcgtcttgtgaccgtagcgggtagcatacgtgtaggtatgtacggcaggacgaaatcggaaagataggtaggagcaagcccatgtaatgctttgtaggttagcagtaaaaccttaatcagcccttgccttaacaagaagccagtgtagggaggctagcactggagtaatatgatcaaaatgTTTGGTTCTAGTCGGGATTCTAGCAGTCGTCTTTAGCACTAACTTAagtttattttgtgctttatccgggcagccggaaagtagagcattgcagtagtctaacctataagtaacaaaagcatggatgaatttttctgcataatttttaatcattcccaaaggttctgtacagctgTAATCAGACAGCAAAACATTTAGTTCTTGACAGTTATATACATCCTACTTAAGACACTCCTCCTCCTTACAGTTTATGGCTCCACAGGAAACTAATAAAGAGGGTAACAGGATGAAAAATATTTTACTGCCTTAAAATAATCTGTCCTCACCTCCTTGACCTCACACATTCCTTcatctaatccacagatgtccattgTTTTTCTTCAGAGAACCATTAACTTCTGACATAACCCAGTCTCTTTCATTTCCTATCTCAATGATCAAAGTTTAGCCGATTCCAACACTAGTGAGCCACTTCTCCATTAATTTGGTTCTGTAGCATTGTGTGTTTTAGTGTAAGGATTTCGGTAATGGATTATTGTATGAGTAATCTCCCGCTTCTTCACCGTGGTCTGTAGGAAGATCCTCAATGAGCTGTCTGCTGAGGAGGTGGCGTCTCGGAATGAAGGAGAGGATGAAAACCCTGCTTCCTCTGGCATGACCACAGTGACAATGCCCAACACCCAGACAATCTACCAGACTAGTAGTGGCCAATACAGTAAGGGTTGCCCTACTACATAGCACTACAACCACACACCATCCTACCAGTGCATAATAATGTCACCATAAATAGATTATACCGGTAGATATTGTTAGAATTGGAGGCACTTGTTGAGTGAGGGATCATCAATAATGGGATTCTACAGTTTTGTGAAAATATATCGTACCGCCGGGGACAGGGAGTGCAAACTGGCTCCTGATGTGTGGTACTGTAAGCATGCACAAATCCCTCAACTTTTCACAGGCTTTCAACTCAGGCAGCCATGGGCATGAACAGAAAAGGGAACCTTCACACAGTTGCAGTTTCTtttataaaaatgtatatatcGAAAAAAATGcaactgattttttttttctctctctcatatctgtGCCCGTCATACCTAGTAGTTACCATTGTCCCTAACttcctgtgtgtttgtctgtagttACCATCGCCCCTAATGGCGCCATCCAGCTGGCCAGCCCTGGGTCAGAGGGTCTCCAGGGGTTACAGACTCTCACCATGACCAACTCAGGCCAACAACAGGGCACCACCATCCTACAGTACGCTCAGACGCCCGATGGACAGCAGATACTTGTGCCCAGCAACCAGGTGGTCGTACAGAGTGAGTATGGCTTCATGACTCACGGTAAGCGTTGAGACAATACCACAAGGACATGTACCCAGTAGTGCCTGCTAACCCCCCCCAATAATTGTCTTGTGTTGTCACTAAAGCTTCTCTGAAGGTGTGTAAAATATCCACTGATCCCAGCTTGTGGGCCACATTGTAATGTGTTGAGATTTTGAAGAGGAGATTCTCTCATCTACTGTTTTAATTGGCCTCATCCCCCTCAGATGCAGGAGGAGAGATGCAGACGTACCAGATCCGCACGGCACCCACAGCGCAACAGACCGTGGTCATGACTTCCCCTGTAGGAATATCTGAACAAAAGAGTGGCGACCCCACCATGAAGAGAGAGATCCGCCTCGCcaagaacaggtgtgtgtgtgtgtataaggatGTGTTGCACAGTTGGTCCctttgtctgtttgtgtgtgaacCAACTTCTCTGGTTGAAAAAGGCATCGATATTTGTCAAACATTTATTCCAGAACGAAAATGTACTAGAGTGTAAGTCGaataattttggtcataaagtcagtatATTCCAAAAGTGTTTTGTGAGATTTTTGTAACTGAAGATATCTCAACTTACACGATGGTTGGGTTTTGATTTCAAACCTCCCCACACAAGACTGCTGCCTGGCACCGTAATCACAGCTGGCAGTAATCAAATCATCTGGATCACAGCTGCCTGGTGTGCTGTAGTGCACACTATCCAATCGCTCACCAGACTCAATCTATTACCCTGCCACTTATTTACAAACAGCCAAAGTAACCATTAGCGCACAGCGCCTCAGACTTGATTAGATAGCATTTGCGACAATGTATTATATTGCTATGTTgaaagaatgagagttcttttaTAAAAGCCTTTTTTCCCCCAACTAAAACTTTCGATTGGTGCGGTGGTCTAAGACACTTCATCTCAATGCAGGAGGCGTCACTgtagtacctggttcgaatccaggctgcatcacagccggccgtgattgggagtcccgtagggcggtgcaaaattggcccagtgtcgtctgggtttggccggggtaggccgtcattgtaaataagaatttgttcttaactgacctagttaaataaaataaaatgttttaaaatcaCAATTGTGAGCTAATGTTAGCCCCAGAAATTCAACTTTTATCAAAAATAGCAACATCTAGAAAGCAGGATGCTCGAAGCATGGAATTCCCTGACCAATCACGTACACGTTGCCATGCTGCGTCACGTGGTTGCTAAGCCATGTGGTGTGGTGGCCTGCTTGGAATGGTGACCGACTAGGAACAATCAACATTACTGCAAGGATATGATCTAGTCAACATAAGACACCCACATCGAACCACACCACTAAGACTGAAATCTTGTTTTTCTTTAATGCGCAACAGAAGAACATGGAGAATCAATGAGTTCAGTCGCTCTTCAAATGTAATCCTCTAAAGCCGTTTTCTGTGTTTCTCCCTGACAGGGAAGCTGCCCGTGAGTGTCGCAGGAAAAAGAAGC from Oncorhynchus keta strain PuntledgeMale-10-30-2019 chromosome 10, Oket_V2, whole genome shotgun sequence includes the following:
- the LOC118388631 gene encoding cyclic AMP-dependent transcription factor ATF-1 isoform X3 yields the protein MEEVQNSNGAETQTVTIPTTITASQISQIAQQMSLGGSPVTVVQLPGGQFQVQGVIQSAQSSVIQSPQLQTVQGQGSDSDDSQDSSDSGASAQKTREILARRPSYRKILNELSAEEVASRNEGEDENPASSGMTTVTMPNTQTIYQTSSGQYITIAPNGAIQLASPGSEGLQGLQTLTMTNSGQQQGTTILQYAQTPDGQQILVPSNQVVVQSEYGFMTHDAGGEMQTYQIRTAPTAQQTVVMTSPVGISEQKSGDPTMKREIRLAKNREAARECRRKKKQYVKCLENRVAVLENQNKTLIEELKTLKDLYCVKTG
- the LOC118388631 gene encoding cyclic AMP-dependent transcription factor ATF-1 isoform X2, with the protein product MVCFANIMAPVGSLSSSKVTMEEVQNSNGAETQTVTIPTTITASQISQIAQQMSLGGSPVTVVQLPGGQFQVQGVIQSAQSSVIQSPQLQTVQGQGSDSDDSQDSSDSGASAQKTREILARRPSYRKILNELSAEEVASRNEGEDENPASSGMTTVTMPNTQTIYQTSSGQYITIAPNGAIQLASPGSEGLQGLQTLTMTNSGQQQGTTILQYAQTPDGQQILVPSNQVVVQNAGGEMQTYQIRTAPTAQQTVVMTSPVGISEQKSGDPTMKREIRLAKNREAARECRRKKKQYVKCLENRVAVLENQNKTLIEELKTLKDLYCVKTG
- the LOC118388631 gene encoding cyclic AMP-dependent transcription factor ATF-1 isoform X1 codes for the protein MVCFANIMAPVGSLSSSKVTMEEVQNSNGAETQTVTIPTTITASQISQIAQQMSLGGSPVTVVQLPGGQFQVQGVIQSAQSSVIQSPQLQTVQGQGSDSDDSQDSSDSGASAQKTREILARRPSYRKILNELSAEEVASRNEGEDENPASSGMTTVTMPNTQTIYQTSSGQYITIAPNGAIQLASPGSEGLQGLQTLTMTNSGQQQGTTILQYAQTPDGQQILVPSNQVVVQSEYGFMTHDAGGEMQTYQIRTAPTAQQTVVMTSPVGISEQKSGDPTMKREIRLAKNREAARECRRKKKQYVKCLENRVAVLENQNKTLIEELKTLKDLYCVKTG